The genomic window ATGGCACCGGCTGCCGCAATCGCAAAAGAGAGAAATTTTTTTCCTTTTTCCAAATTGCCTTGTTTAAATGAGCGTGTGAGGGGGGGGAGTAAAGCTGTGGAAAGAGCGACGCCAAAAAGAGATAAGGGAAACTGCTCGATTCTTATCGCATACCATAGGTAAGCCGGTCCTTCGCTTGAAGCCATTTTAGCAAAGACTGTGTCAAGCGCGCTATTAACTTGAGTGGCCGCAATCCCGACCATGCTTAAGGAAATGGGCTTAAAAAGAGCTTTTGCATCGCTTAAACGCCATTTATAAGAAGCTTCGCTCTTTTGAGTACTTAATTTTTGATAAAGCTTGGGAAGTGTGATGGCCCATTGAAAAAAGCAGGCTAGTATAATGAAGAGGCAAAGATCCGGCATAGCCGCATCTTTTTTATAACTTAAAGAGAGAGCGCCCAAAATCCAAATCAAATTGAAAAATACCGGAGCAATTCCCGGTAGAAAAAAACTTCCTTCAGCTTGTAGAAGAGCTGAATTTAAGCCGAAAAGACATATAAATAAAAGGCTTGGAAGCATAAGGGTTGTCAGATAAATAATGTCGTTTGCGGAAGAAGAAAACACCTCGCAAAGCCTTAGCAAGGTTAGAAGGCCCATTAAAGCCAGAATAAGTATAGTTAGAAGAAAACTTAAGAAAAGAGCGTTATTAATAAAAAAAGACTTTGCGGCGCTTGCATTTTTGGATTTAAACTCTTCATAAATTGGAATAAAGCCGGAATTAAGAGCGCTTTCTCCAAATAACCTTCTTAAAAGATGCGCAAGTCGAAAAGCTACAAGAAAAGAGCTTATTGTGCTGCCGGCTCCAAAAGCGTAAGCCATGGCGATATCCCTCCCTAGACCGCTTAGCCGGCTTAGGAGCGTACCTGAAAAAAAGTGGCCTGCATGTTTAAAAATGGTATGGACAGAATCTTGTTTTGTCATTAGAAATCTTTATGTACGAAGTTAAAAATTTGCCTTCTTTTACAAAAAATAAGGGAGGAGAGTGTTAATCGATTTTGCTTAAATTAATGAAAACAATCAACGTTATTAAATAATAGGTAGAACTATGGACGCACTACGAGGATGGTTTGCTTCTCATTACAATAAAATTCCGGATTCTAAAGAAGAAGAAAAACCGATTATTAAGAAAAACGCATCAAAGCCCGTCTATAATAAGGAAAAAACCCCATCCCAATCGTTTAAAAGCTCAAAAGATAAAGCTTCCGATCAGGCTGAAAGACTGTTGAATGGCAAGTATTTCTAAAGGATTTTAAAAGACTTGAAGCCCCTTAGAGGCTTAAGATCCTGATTGCTGCCCCAAACTTACCGCAAAATCTTTAGTTTGATTTAGATGTCTCTTTCGGTGATTTGAAGGTATGGGTCTTGCAAGGTTCGCTTAAAGGTTGACTTATTACAACCCAAGCATCTTCGAAAATTACGCTCCTTGGCAACAGATTACAGTTGTCTTTGTCGGATAATATCCTATCCGACAGATTGTAATAAGTCCTAAGTTAAGGTTTGGGGTGGCCATCTGGGTCTTAGGTCTTTTTTATTTGGCAAAGATTGT from Criblamydia sequanensis CRIB-18 includes these protein-coding regions:
- the murJ gene encoding murein biosynthesis integral membrane protein MurJ; translated protein: MTKQDSVHTIFKHAGHFFSGTLLSRLSGLGRDIAMAYAFGAGSTISSFLVAFRLAHLLRRLFGESALNSGFIPIYEEFKSKNASAAKSFFINNALFLSFLLTILILALMGLLTLLRLCEVFSSSANDIIYLTTLMLPSLLFICLFGLNSALLQAEGSFFLPGIAPVFFNLIWILGALSLSYKKDAAMPDLCLFIILACFFQWAITLPKLYQKLSTQKSEASYKWRLSDAKALFKPISLSMVGIAATQVNSALDTVFAKMASSEGPAYLWYAIRIEQFPLSLFGVALSTALLPPLTRSFKQGNLEKGKKFLSFAIAAAGAILLPLTLALYVSGETVVSLIFNHGLFNERDAYETAKCLYGYALGLVPQALVMILAPAFYAKKEFRLPVLASITTVILNIFLNSLFVAFHFGPSSIALATSLSSFVNVIILSANLEKALKGDLYVLFWKNSGKAALFGFLFVSLVLSFEHFISLKENSLLDHFLKFSLHSLFFMAAFAYFWLNILKENRSIRVSKTF